One Amycolatopsis sp. NBC_00355 genomic window carries:
- a CDS encoding NADP-dependent oxidoreductase — MARAIRFGEYGDVDVLRVEDVPRPVPGPGQVLVEVRAAGINPGEISIRRGLLHDRWPATFPAGQGSDFAGVVAELGEGVEEIEVGDEVIGFVHDRSSQAEFVVAPAENLTPRPDGVSWEAAGSLYVAGATAYAAVRAVYPREGETVVVSGAAGGVGSLAVQLAKLSGATVIGLASEANHAWLRELDVVPVEYGEGVEERIEKAAPDGVHAFIDTYGDGYVDLALRLGVYAGRIDTIIDFAAAEKYNVKAEGSMAASTSDVLRELATLIAKGLLEVPIASVYPLAEVQDAYLELEQRHTRGKIVLVP, encoded by the coding sequence ATGGCGCGCGCGATCAGGTTCGGCGAGTACGGCGATGTGGACGTCCTGCGGGTGGAAGACGTTCCGCGCCCGGTGCCCGGACCGGGCCAGGTGCTCGTCGAGGTCCGCGCGGCCGGGATCAACCCCGGAGAGATCTCGATCAGACGCGGCCTGCTGCACGACCGCTGGCCGGCGACCTTCCCGGCGGGCCAGGGCAGCGACTTCGCCGGCGTGGTCGCCGAACTCGGTGAGGGCGTCGAGGAGATCGAGGTCGGCGACGAGGTCATCGGTTTCGTCCACGACCGGTCCAGCCAGGCGGAGTTCGTCGTGGCGCCGGCGGAGAACCTGACGCCGCGCCCCGACGGCGTTTCGTGGGAGGCGGCCGGTTCGCTGTACGTCGCCGGCGCCACCGCGTACGCCGCGGTGCGCGCGGTCTACCCGCGCGAAGGCGAGACGGTTGTCGTCTCGGGGGCCGCGGGCGGCGTCGGCTCACTGGCCGTCCAGCTGGCGAAGCTGTCCGGTGCCACCGTGATCGGCCTCGCGAGCGAAGCGAACCACGCGTGGCTGCGCGAGCTCGACGTCGTGCCGGTCGAGTACGGCGAGGGCGTCGAGGAGCGGATCGAGAAGGCCGCGCCGGACGGCGTTCACGCGTTCATCGACACCTACGGCGACGGTTACGTCGACCTGGCCCTGCGGCTCGGCGTGTACGCGGGCCGGATCGACACGATCATCGACTTCGCCGCGGCGGAGAAGTACAACGTCAAGGCCGAGGGCAGCATGGCCGCGTCGACGTCGGACGTCCTGCGCGAGCTGGCGACGCTGATCGCCAAGGGCCTGCTGGAGGTGCCCATCGCGAGCGTCTACCCGCTCGCCGAGGTGCAGGACGCCTACCTCGAGCTGGAGCAGCGCCACACGCGCGGCAAGATCGTCCTGGTCCCCTGA
- a CDS encoding TetR/AcrR family transcriptional regulator: MTVPPPPWRRAPRRRAAKPALSQELVVKTALEILAEEGFDAVTMRRVAQELETGPASLYAHVSNKDELAELMLDAVLGDLPLPAPDPARWDEQVKDLVRAQIHAMVAHPGIARVAWNIAVPVNPSALHQGEAMLALLRAGGLDLKQATFAGDALSLYAKAYAYEASGWTWGEIDADDVSERGKQMLAYMQSLPADAFPNMLRMGEFFSAETAAERLDFALDVFLAGLKVVAARNT, from the coding sequence TTGACCGTTCCCCCGCCGCCGTGGCGCCGCGCCCCGCGCCGCCGCGCCGCGAAACCCGCGCTCTCGCAGGAGCTCGTCGTCAAGACGGCGCTCGAGATCCTGGCGGAGGAGGGCTTCGACGCGGTGACGATGCGCCGGGTCGCGCAGGAGCTGGAGACGGGACCCGCGTCGCTCTACGCGCACGTGTCGAACAAGGACGAGCTGGCGGAGCTGATGCTCGACGCCGTCCTGGGCGACCTGCCGCTGCCGGCACCCGACCCGGCGCGCTGGGACGAGCAGGTGAAGGACCTGGTGCGGGCGCAGATCCACGCGATGGTCGCGCACCCGGGCATCGCGCGGGTGGCCTGGAACATCGCCGTGCCGGTCAACCCCAGCGCACTGCACCAGGGCGAGGCGATGCTCGCGCTGCTGCGCGCGGGCGGTCTCGATCTCAAGCAGGCGACGTTCGCCGGGGACGCGCTTTCGCTCTACGCCAAGGCATATGCGTACGAGGCGAGCGGCTGGACGTGGGGGGAGATCGACGCCGACGACGTCTCCGAGCGCGGGAAGCAGATGCTGGCTTACATGCAATCGCTGCCGGCCGACGCGTTCCCGAACATGCTGCGGATGGGCGAGTTCTTCAGCGCCGAGACCGCCGCCGAGCGGCTGGACTTCGCGCTCGACGTGTTCCTGGCCGGCCTGAAGGTGGTCGCGGCCAGGAACACGTGA
- a CDS encoding SgcJ/EcaC family oxidoreductase, producing the protein MTTTTAEADVRAVLDRLTQAWNDGDAAAYGRLFTEDADYITFFGLNMPGRAAIESGHRALFEGPLKGSKLTGNLGAETKVRFVRPDVAIAVVGGGSSLGGGDTTDAGRASTVGFALVQEDGEWLVTAFQNTRVSDPRG; encoded by the coding sequence ATGACCACGACCACCGCCGAAGCCGACGTCCGCGCCGTGCTCGACCGGCTCACGCAGGCCTGGAACGACGGCGACGCCGCCGCGTACGGCCGGCTCTTCACCGAAGACGCGGACTACATCACGTTCTTCGGGCTGAACATGCCTGGTCGCGCCGCGATCGAGAGCGGGCATCGCGCGCTCTTCGAAGGGCCGTTGAAGGGCTCGAAGCTGACCGGGAACCTCGGCGCCGAGACCAAGGTGCGGTTCGTCCGCCCGGACGTCGCCATCGCCGTGGTCGGCGGTGGCTCCTCGCTCGGTGGTGGCGACACCACCGACGCGGGCCGTGCGTCCACCGTCGGTTTCGCGCTGGTCCAGGAGGACGGCGAGTGGTTGGTCACGGCGTTCCAGAACACCCGCGTCTCGGATCCGCGCGGGTGA
- the hemW gene encoding radical SAM family heme chaperone HemW: protein MPDLRPDPATPIDPALPESALKGLGSRAFGVYVHVPFCATRCGYCDFNTYTAGELDSGSSPQSWLEGLRRELELAAKVLVVPPAAETVFVGGGTPSLLGADGLRSVLDAVRDVFGLAPGAEVTTESNPESTSPEFFAGIREAGYTRVSLGMQSAAQHVLKILDRVHTPGRPGKAAAEARAAGFEHVNLDVIYGTPGERREDLQATLEAVLAAGVDHVSAYALIVEEGTALARRVRRGELPAPDDDVLAADYEMIDATLSAAGLRWYEVSNWAATDAARCRHNLAYWRGDDWWGAGPGAHSHVGGVRWWNVKHPARYAALLADGDSPAGGREVLTDDDQHLERIMLELRVAEGLPLDVLDEPGLAEARAAAAEGLLDPSALDSRGRAVLTDRGRLLADGVVRRLAG, encoded by the coding sequence GTGCCCGACCTGCGTCCCGACCCCGCCACACCGATCGACCCGGCCTTGCCGGAAAGCGCGCTGAAGGGTCTCGGCAGCAGAGCGTTCGGCGTCTACGTGCACGTCCCCTTCTGCGCGACCCGCTGCGGCTACTGCGACTTCAACACCTACACCGCGGGCGAACTGGACTCCGGCTCGTCGCCGCAGTCGTGGCTGGAAGGGCTGCGCCGGGAGCTGGAGCTGGCCGCGAAGGTGCTGGTCGTGCCGCCCGCCGCGGAGACGGTCTTCGTCGGGGGCGGAACGCCGTCCCTGCTCGGCGCCGACGGGCTCCGGTCGGTGCTCGACGCCGTCCGCGACGTCTTCGGCCTCGCGCCCGGCGCCGAGGTCACCACCGAGTCGAACCCGGAGTCGACGTCGCCGGAGTTCTTCGCGGGCATCCGGGAGGCGGGCTACACGCGGGTGTCGCTGGGCATGCAGTCCGCGGCGCAGCACGTGCTCAAGATCCTCGACCGCGTGCACACGCCCGGCCGGCCGGGGAAGGCCGCCGCCGAAGCGCGCGCGGCCGGGTTCGAGCACGTGAACCTGGACGTGATCTACGGCACGCCCGGCGAGCGTCGCGAAGACCTGCAGGCGACCTTGGAGGCCGTGCTGGCCGCCGGGGTCGACCACGTTTCGGCGTACGCGCTGATCGTCGAGGAGGGCACCGCGCTGGCCCGCCGGGTGCGCCGCGGCGAGCTGCCAGCGCCGGACGACGACGTGCTGGCCGCGGACTACGAGATGATCGACGCGACCCTGTCGGCGGCCGGCCTGCGCTGGTACGAGGTGTCGAACTGGGCGGCGACCGACGCCGCCCGCTGCCGCCACAACCTCGCCTACTGGCGCGGCGACGACTGGTGGGGCGCCGGCCCGGGCGCGCACAGCCACGTCGGCGGGGTGCGCTGGTGGAACGTCAAGCACCCGGCGCGCTACGCCGCCCTGCTCGCCGACGGCGACTCGCCCGCGGGCGGCCGCGAGGTGCTCACCGACGACGACCAGCACCTCGAGCGGATCATGCTCGAACTGCGCGTCGCCGAAGGACTGCCGCTGGACGTCCTGGACGAGCCGGGCCTGGCGGAAGCCCGCGCGGCGGCGGCGGAGGGCCTGCTCGATCCGTCCGCATTGGACTCCCGCGGCCGCGCGGTCCTGACCGATCGCGGCCGCCTGCTGGCCGACGGCGTGGTCCGCCGGCTCGCGGGCTGA
- a CDS encoding type I restriction endonuclease: protein MDIAERAQALALKIRKHKDGIETEEATKNAFVMPFISTVLGYDVFNPAEVIPEFTADVGTKRGEKIDYAIVHNGQVQVLVEAKKINDPLKIEHASQLFRYFAVTNARIAVLTNGQVYQFYTDLDAPNRMDAKPFLVMDFADIDETLLPELAKLTKEDFDLDSVISAAGELKYIGQLKRILAAQFKEPEDEWVKFLTTRVYEGAFTQRVREQFGPLVSKATRQFLNEQVNDRLKNALGGPDAYVSVSTGAGTGTASQAEPPVAESPEREDELVTTEEELEGYRVVRAIVCGEVPAARIAARDTKTYFGVLLDDNNRKPIARLWFNRSKKYLGVFDENKAETRIPITSVEEIYTHADHLRRTVARYMAAPPIAADVVEEPQSTSA, encoded by the coding sequence ATGGACATCGCGGAGCGCGCGCAAGCACTCGCCCTGAAGATCCGCAAGCACAAGGACGGCATCGAGACCGAAGAGGCGACCAAGAACGCCTTCGTGATGCCGTTCATCAGCACCGTGCTCGGTTACGACGTGTTCAACCCGGCCGAGGTGATCCCCGAGTTCACCGCCGACGTGGGCACCAAGCGGGGCGAGAAGATCGACTACGCCATCGTGCACAACGGGCAGGTGCAGGTCCTCGTCGAGGCGAAGAAGATCAACGACCCGCTCAAGATCGAGCACGCGTCGCAGCTCTTCCGCTACTTCGCCGTCACGAACGCGCGGATCGCCGTGCTGACCAACGGGCAGGTCTACCAGTTCTACACCGACCTCGACGCGCCGAACCGGATGGACGCCAAGCCGTTCCTGGTGATGGACTTCGCGGACATCGACGAGACCTTGCTGCCCGAACTGGCGAAGCTCACGAAGGAGGACTTCGACCTCGACTCGGTCATCAGCGCCGCCGGCGAGCTGAAGTACATCGGGCAGCTCAAGCGCATCCTCGCGGCTCAGTTCAAGGAGCCGGAGGACGAGTGGGTGAAGTTCCTGACGACGCGGGTCTACGAAGGGGCGTTCACCCAGCGCGTACGCGAGCAGTTCGGCCCGCTGGTGAGCAAGGCGACCCGCCAGTTCCTGAACGAGCAGGTCAACGACCGGCTGAAGAACGCCCTCGGCGGGCCTGACGCCTACGTCAGTGTCTCGACCGGAGCCGGGACCGGCACCGCGTCGCAGGCCGAGCCGCCGGTCGCCGAGAGCCCCGAGCGCGAAGACGAACTCGTCACCACCGAGGAAGAGCTGGAGGGCTACCGGGTGGTCCGCGCCATCGTCTGCGGCGAGGTACCGGCCGCGAGGATCGCCGCCCGCGATACCAAAACCTACTTCGGCGTGCTGCTCGACGACAACAACCGCAAGCCCATCGCCCGGCTGTGGTTCAACCGCTCGAAGAAGTACCTCGGCGTCTTCGACGAGAACAAGGCCGAGACCCGCATCCCCATCACGAGCGTGGAGGAGATCTACACCCACGCCGACCACCTGCGGCGCACGGTGGCGCGATACATGGCCGCACCCCCGATCGCCGCCGACGTCGTCGAAGAACCTCAGTCCACGAGTGCTTGA
- a CDS encoding siderophore-interacting protein: MAEAPRRSGRPAVKLRVLRTERLTPHMIRIVAGGEGIADFTPNACTDAYVKVLFKVPGVEYPEPFDVQEIRATLPREQWPRMRSYTVRAFDPQAGELVLDFVHHGDEGIAGPWAAAAKPGDELLLSGPGGGYAPGADAGWHLLAGDESALPAIAASLEALPAGVSAHAVILVEDESEEQALVTKADAQITWLHRASGGDVAAAVRALPWREGVVQAFVHGEAGFVRELRRYLLDERGVRRELLSISGYWRVGKNDEAWREEKAAERAREK; the protein is encoded by the coding sequence ATGGCCGAAGCACCCCGGCGGTCCGGACGGCCCGCGGTGAAGCTGCGCGTGCTGCGCACCGAGCGCCTCACCCCGCACATGATCCGGATCGTCGCGGGCGGTGAGGGCATCGCGGACTTCACGCCCAACGCCTGCACCGACGCCTACGTCAAGGTGCTCTTCAAGGTCCCCGGCGTCGAGTACCCGGAGCCGTTCGACGTCCAGGAGATCCGGGCCACCCTCCCGCGCGAGCAGTGGCCGCGGATGCGGTCCTACACGGTGCGGGCGTTCGACCCGCAGGCCGGCGAGCTGGTCTTGGACTTCGTCCACCACGGGGACGAAGGCATCGCCGGCCCGTGGGCGGCCGCGGCGAAGCCGGGTGACGAGCTGCTGCTGTCCGGCCCGGGTGGCGGGTACGCGCCGGGCGCCGACGCCGGCTGGCACCTGCTGGCCGGCGACGAGAGCGCGTTGCCGGCCATCGCGGCGTCGCTCGAGGCGCTCCCGGCCGGCGTCTCGGCGCACGCCGTGATCCTGGTCGAGGACGAGAGCGAAGAGCAGGCGCTGGTCACGAAGGCGGACGCGCAGATCACCTGGCTGCACCGCGCGTCGGGCGGCGACGTCGCCGCGGCGGTGCGGGCCCTGCCGTGGCGCGAGGGCGTCGTGCAGGCGTTCGTGCACGGCGAGGCGGGCTTCGTCCGCGAGCTGCGCCGCTACCTGCTCGACGAGCGGGGCGTGCGGCGCGAGCTGCTGTCGATCTCCGGTTACTGGCGCGTCGGCAAGAACGACGAAGCCTGGCGCGAAGAGAAAGCGGCCGAGCGCGCGCGGGAGAAGTAA
- a CDS encoding putative leader peptide, with protein sequence MTSAGVLLVARRHVDLLRVASALCVPVR encoded by the coding sequence GTGACTTCTGCCGGTGTTCTCCTCGTGGCGCGCCGCCACGTCGACCTCCTGCGGGTCGCCAGTGCCCTCTGCGTGCCCGTTCGCTGA